The proteins below are encoded in one region of Triticum aestivum cultivar Chinese Spring chromosome 1B, IWGSC CS RefSeq v2.1, whole genome shotgun sequence:
- the LOC123134501 gene encoding acyl transferase 1, with the protein MVTFTARRSEPEMLPPARATPRETKSLSDLDDQRTLRYYETVIGFFRSNALPGRPDDPVKAIRAALMEALVYYYPIAGRLREDGAGRLVVDCTADGVVFVEAYVDARLEEFGEPLLPPYPCVEELLCHVGDTRAVVGKPLLFMQVTRLKCGGFVLGFHICHNLADGFGMAQFIKAVSDIARGEAAPTILPVWERELLTARSLLPITRLYPAHEQQANGSGSTARDMMLSVPPQSMVAKYFLFGPREVSALRDRIPAGHPARSATIFELVTAVMWRCRTVALGYEPGQRVRLMTTMNARGRWNNHTPIPWGYYGNAHVSPIAEAVVGELCVQPLADTVELVRETKRGMTKERMESMVETVALLREWPPSTMDMIYEVSDVRWMAVNVLNFGWADLAGGGIPLAGDLTSKLGSDHMWCRNENGEVSTVVSMLLPREAMDRFTEEIAVWLSHKDDEKNLGIMSSL; encoded by the exons ATGGTGACCTTCACGGCGCGCCGGAGCGAGCCAGAGATGCTGCCGCCGGCACGGGCGACTCCGCGGGAGACGAAGTCCCTGTCGGACCTCGACGACCAGCGCACGCTGCGCTACTACGAGACGGTGATCGGCTTCTTCCGCAGCAACGCGCTGCCCGGCAGGCCGGACGACCCGGTTAAGGCCATCAGGGCGGCGTTGATGGAGGCGCTGGTGTACTACTACCCGATCGCTGGCCGGCTCAGGGAGGACGGCGCAGGGAGGCTGGTCGTGGACTGCACGGCCGATGGGGTGGTGTTCGTGGAGGCCTACGTGGACGCGCGTCTGGAGGAGTTCGGCGAGCCGCTGCTGCCGCCGTACCCTTGCGTGGAGGAATTACTGTGCCATGTCGGCGACACCAGGGCCGTCGTTGGCAAGCCTTTGCTCTTCATGCAG GTGACACGACTAAAATGCGGAGGGTTCGTCCTGGGCTTTCACATTTGCCATAACCTGGCCGACGGCTTCGGCATGGCTCAGTTCATCAAAGCTGTGTCCGACATAGCACGTGGAGAAGCGGCCCCGACCATTTTACCCGTGTGGGAAAGGGAGCTGCTCACTGCACGCAGCTTATTACCCATCACCCGACTGTACCCAGCGCACGAACAACAAGCAAACGGCTCAGGGAGCACAGCTCGCGACATGATGCTCTCGGTTCCGCCGCAGAGCATGGTCGCCAAGTACTTCCTCTTCGGGCCAAGGGAGGTGTCAGCCCTACGAGATCGCATACCGGCGGGCCACCCCGCCCGGTCCGCCACAATCTTCGAGCTGGTGACCGCCGTGATGTGGCGGTGCCGCACGGTCGCCCTCGGGTACGAGCCCGGCCAGCGGGTGCGCCTCATGACCACCATGAACGCCCGCGGGAGGTGGAACAACCACACCCCCATCCCGTGGGGGTACTACGGCAACGCGCACGTCTCCCCCATAGCGGAGGCCGTCGTCGGCGAGCTCTGCGTGCAGCCGCTCGCCGACACGGTGGAGCTCGTGCGCGAGACCAAGCGCGGCATGACCAAGGAGCGCATGGAGTCGATGGTGGAGACGGTGGCGTTGCTGCGGGAGTGGCCGCCTTCCACCATGGACATGATATACGAGGTGTCGGATGTGAGATGGATGGCGGTGAACGTGTTGAACTTCGGGTGGGCTGACCTGGCCGGCGGTGGTATACCGTTGGCCGGGGATCTCACTTCCAAGCTAGGGAGCGATCACATGTGGTGCAGGAATGAGAATGGTGAGGTCTCGACCGTGGTGTCAATGTTGCTGCCGAGGGAGGCGATGGACAGGTTTACAGAGGAGATCGCAGTATGGCTGAGCCACAAAGATGACGAGAAGAATTTAGGAATCATGAGCTCACTCTAG